One Roseimaritima multifibrata DNA window includes the following coding sequences:
- a CDS encoding M28 family peptidase, whose product MRYLPHFLVLAIGWLSFAPVLVGQDESAAALDASTKNINDAALRGHIRFLSDDLLEGRGPGSRGDALTQAYLSTQFQGLGLQPAGPSGSWLQPFPLVGVQTECPPTIDFRGDKTVTLKYYDEYIATSGRPQQQVSVKNAPLIFVGYGIQAPEYDWDDFKDVDVRGKILVMMNNDPADDPELFEGKRRLYYGRWDYKYAMAAKMGAAGALIIHTEASAGYPFQVVQTSWSGEEFELQDEGQPRVDVRGWVTEQAARKLIDSVGMDLDELRAQAEKRSFRPVPLPTELSMDLTCDVRKQETANVLARLEGSDPELRSEHVIFMAHHDHIGIAARRSEDGDNIYNGAIDNASGTAGLLMVARAFASLPKAPKRSILFAAVGAEEQGLLGSKYFAANPTIPAGKMAAVINIDGANWIGRTHDVNMIGMGKSTLDQVLIDVAKGQGRVVTPDHFPDRGYYYRSDQFSLAKIGVPGVYLHTGTNVVGKPAGWGQEQLDSWVKKDYHQPSDEYSEAWDLAGAVEDIQLLYKVGLQVAEADTMPSWNAGDEFEAARKAAITKSAQ is encoded by the coding sequence GTGCGCTATCTACCTCACTTCCTTGTTTTGGCGATTGGTTGGCTCTCCTTTGCTCCCGTCCTCGTGGGCCAAGATGAATCAGCCGCCGCCCTGGATGCCTCGACGAAAAACATCAATGACGCGGCACTCCGCGGCCACATTCGCTTTCTTTCGGATGACCTGCTGGAAGGTCGAGGCCCGGGATCCCGCGGCGATGCGTTAACACAAGCCTATCTTTCGACTCAGTTCCAGGGATTGGGCCTACAACCTGCTGGCCCATCGGGAAGCTGGCTACAGCCGTTCCCGCTGGTTGGCGTACAAACCGAGTGCCCTCCTACGATCGATTTCCGAGGAGACAAAACAGTCACGCTGAAGTACTACGACGAATACATCGCCACTTCGGGCCGCCCCCAACAACAGGTCTCGGTGAAAAATGCTCCGCTGATCTTCGTTGGGTATGGAATCCAAGCCCCCGAATACGACTGGGACGACTTCAAAGACGTCGATGTCCGCGGGAAGATCCTGGTGATGATGAACAATGACCCTGCCGACGACCCTGAGCTGTTTGAGGGAAAACGCCGACTCTATTACGGCCGCTGGGACTACAAGTACGCGATGGCTGCAAAAATGGGGGCCGCAGGAGCCCTGATCATTCATACCGAAGCGTCGGCGGGCTATCCATTCCAGGTGGTCCAGACCTCTTGGTCGGGCGAAGAATTTGAACTCCAGGACGAAGGGCAACCACGCGTCGACGTCCGCGGCTGGGTAACCGAGCAGGCGGCTCGGAAACTGATCGATTCGGTTGGCATGGACCTCGATGAACTGCGGGCTCAAGCCGAAAAGCGATCGTTCCGGCCCGTCCCGCTGCCGACAGAACTCTCGATGGACCTAACCTGCGACGTCCGCAAACAAGAAACGGCCAATGTGCTGGCTCGCCTGGAAGGGAGCGACCCAGAGTTACGCTCCGAGCATGTCATCTTCATGGCTCACCATGACCATATCGGCATCGCAGCTCGTCGTAGCGAGGATGGTGACAACATCTACAACGGTGCGATCGACAATGCGTCGGGGACAGCGGGCTTGCTGATGGTGGCACGAGCCTTCGCGTCGCTTCCCAAAGCTCCAAAACGATCCATCTTGTTCGCGGCGGTCGGCGCCGAGGAACAAGGCCTCCTTGGCAGCAAGTACTTCGCGGCGAATCCCACGATCCCAGCGGGCAAGATGGCGGCGGTTATCAATATCGACGGAGCCAACTGGATCGGACGGACTCACGACGTCAATATGATCGGGATGGGCAAATCGACCCTGGACCAAGTCTTGATTGACGTCGCGAAAGGGCAGGGCAGAGTCGTCACGCCGGACCATTTCCCTGACCGAGGCTACTACTACCGCAGCGACCAGTTTTCGCTGGCCAAGATCGGCGTCCCCGGAGTCTATCTGCACACCGGCACAAACGTCGTCGGCAAACCCGCCGGCTGGGGCCAAGAACAACTCGACAGCTGGGTAAAAAAGGACTACCACCAGCCGAGCGACGAATATAGCGAAGCCTGGGACCTCGCCGGCGCGGTCGAGGACATTCAGTTGCTCTACAAAGTCGGGCTACAGGTCGCCGAAGCAGACACCATGCCTAGCTGGAACGCCGGAGACGAATTCGAAGCAGCAAGGAAAGCGGCGATCACCAAATCGGCCCAATAG
- a CDS encoding toxin-antitoxin system HicB family antitoxin, with translation MNTPQPSTPFSMLSASDYSSQNKSPEASQAPVAEAESRAEGGAVERLQLPPITPGLHPQQRADEVLRLAQEAFAQTGKWVLFYREMMGVDGVVRQLFPEAEDLRAFETTPQFAQLLEIMTAVRAHDSGKVDELEPQKMITVRLPKSQHEAMKVEAKEHGTSINKLCISKLLLPIRAEFVPAEKGKVRGRKPGPQGPLNRVAENLPTDV, from the coding sequence ATGAATACCCCTCAGCCGTCCACTCCATTCAGCATGCTTTCCGCTTCCGATTATTCTTCGCAAAATAAATCTCCCGAAGCGTCCCAGGCTCCGGTTGCCGAGGCCGAGAGTCGTGCCGAAGGTGGGGCAGTTGAGCGACTGCAGTTGCCTCCTATCACTCCAGGTTTGCACCCCCAGCAGCGGGCCGACGAAGTTCTTCGTCTGGCTCAGGAAGCGTTTGCTCAAACCGGTAAGTGGGTTCTCTTCTATCGTGAGATGATGGGAGTGGATGGAGTCGTGCGGCAGTTGTTCCCAGAGGCAGAGGATTTACGAGCCTTTGAAACCACCCCCCAGTTTGCCCAGTTGCTGGAAATAATGACCGCTGTGAGGGCGCATGATTCAGGGAAGGTCGACGAGCTTGAGCCTCAGAAAATGATCACCGTCCGCTTGCCGAAGAGCCAGCATGAGGCGATGAAGGTCGAGGCGAAGGAGCACGGGACCAGCATCAACAAGCTTTGTATCAGCAAGCTCCTGTTGCCGATCCGAGCCGAATTTGTGCCGGCGGAAAAAGGGAAGGTTCGTGGTCGCAAGCCAGGTCCTCAGGGGCCGCTTAATCGGGTCGCTGAAAACCTTCCAACCGATGTCTAG